A window of Tursiops truncatus isolate mTurTru1 chromosome 8, mTurTru1.mat.Y, whole genome shotgun sequence contains these coding sequences:
- the LOC117313280 gene encoding syncytin-1-like, with product MMTKVLLIALMIVLTLNPRATRGGFGPPPNKNTLIQLLYGAPCECRGGTMETPVVPRGYTHMQDCGGITAYLVQEYRVTGASQNWQCYHKPKPLPPRATCPCSTFQESMHSMCYSSYQQCIGANNKTYFTAILQNNKSPTISDDNKYLQAGCTGTPGTPVCWNTRAPTHMSDGGGPQDAVRQIETRRQIEEAYRHLYPQLSYHPLILPKVDPSELDSQTMSILEATFALLNTTNPNLAQDCWLCLPQGPPRPIAIPTFANLNISERCNPTSLPEPFPIQFSKFSTTFNTSCFVKNDSLSNASIDLGILSSTGCSQYIPVNSSLCSPNTTVFVCGSNLAYTYLPPNWTGVCTLATLLPNVDLISGDTPLPIPSFDLWAGRTKRAITVLPLLVGLGITGAVATGSTGLGVSLHSYSQLSRQLIEDVETLSGTIQDLQDQLDSLAEVVLQNRRGLDLLTAEQGGICLALKEKCCFYANKSGIVRNKIHQLQEDLARRRQELADNPLWSGFHGMLPFLLPILGPLLCLLLLLTIGPCILSKVMNFVRERINTVQLMILRTQYQPCEASEIEETEP from the coding sequence ATGATGACCAAGGTACTGCTGATAGCCCTAATGATAGTCCTAACCCTCAACCCTCGGGCCACGAGAGGAGGATTCGGCCCTCCCCCCAATAAGAATACTTTAATACAACTACTATATGGTGCACCGTGCGAGTGCAGGGGAGGTACTATGGAGACTCCTGTTGTTCCCCGAGGGTATACTCATATGCAGGACTGCGGGGGCATAACTGCGTATCTTGTTCAGGAATATAGGGTTACCGGGGCCTCTCAAAACTGGCAATGCTACCATAAGCCTAAGCCACTTCCCCCTCGAGCTACTTGCCCCTGTTCTACCTTCCAGGAATCAATGCATAGCATGTGCTATTCCTCTTACCAGCAATGTATAGGGGCCAATAACAAGACTTATTTCACAGCCATACTACAGAATAATAAAAGCCCCACCATTAGTGATGATAATAAATACCTTCAGGCTGGATGCACTGGCACCCCCGGGACCCCGGTATGCTGGAATACCAGGGCCCCCACACATATGTCAGACGGTGGGGGGCCCCAGGACGCAGTGCGCCAGATAGAAACCCGAAGACAAATAGAAGAGGCCTATCGGCATCTGTACCCACAGCTCAGCTACCACCCCCTAATTCTCCCTAAGGTCGATCCCTCTGAATTGGACTCCCAGACCATGTCCATACTAGAAGCTACTTTTGCGCTTTTGAATACCACCAACCCCAACTTAGCACAGGATTGCTGGCTCTGCCTTCCTCAAGGACCGCCCCGCCCTATAGCCATCCCCACCTTCGCCAATTTAAATATCAGCGAACGATGTAACCCTACTTCACTCCCCGAGCCGTTCCccatacaattttcaaaattttcaaccaCCTTTAATACCTCATGCTTTGTCAAGAACGATTCCCTCTCTAACGCCAGTATTGACTTGGGAATCCTTTCATCCACTGGATGTAGTCAATATATCCCCGTGAACTCCTCCCTCTGTAGTCCTAATACCACTGTCTTTGTCTGTGGAAGTAACCTAGCATACACCTATTTACCCCCGAATTGGACAGGGGTCTGCACCCTGGCCACCCTTCTCCCCAATGTAGACCTGATCTCGGGAGACACCCCGTTGCCCATTCCCAGCTTTGACCTCTGGGCAGGCAGAACCAAACGAGCCATTACAGTCCTACCCCTCCTGGTAGGATTAGGAATTACAGGAGCTGTGGCCACAGGGAGTACAGGTCTTGGGGTCTCCCTTCACTCCTATAGTCAGCTGTCTAGGCAATTAATAGAAGATGTAGAAACTCTCTCTGGGACCATTCAGGACTTACAGGACCAATTAGATTCGCTGGCCGAGGTGGTCCTACAGAATAGGAGGGGCTTAGACTTACTGACAGCTGAACAGGGTGGGATATGCCTCgccctaaaagaaaaatgttgtttcTATGCAAATAAATCAGGCATTGTAAGAAATAAGATCCACCAGCTCCAGGAAGACCTAGCTCGCCGCCGGCAAGAATTAGCGGATAATCCCCTTTGGTCAGGATTTCATGGGatgctccccttcctcctccccatcctgGGCCCTCTACtatgcctccttctcctcctcactaTAGGCCCCTGTATACTCAGTAAAGTCATGAATTTTGTTCGCGAAAGAATAAATACAGTCCAGCTAATGATATTAAGAACACAATATCAGCCCTGCGAGGCCTCAGAAATTGAAGAAACGGAGCCTTGA